A part of Lacibacter sp. H407 genomic DNA contains:
- a CDS encoding O-acetylhomoserine aminocarboxypropyltransferase/cysteine synthase family protein yields MSNTLRFETLQLHAGQQIDPTTKARAVPIYQTTSYGFDNSEHAADLFGLRAFGNIYTRIMNPTTDVFEQRIAALEGGVAALAVGSGQASQFLALNNILQAGDNFVTTTYLYGGTYNQFKVAFKRLGIEARFADGDDAESFVKHIDKNTKAIYLETIGNPRLNIPDFKKFADLAKEYDLPLIVDNTFGAGGYLFRPIEHGANIVVESATKWIGGHGTTIGGVIVDGGNYNWGNGKFPQFTEPSEGYHGLKFWDIFGEGNPLGLPNIAFIIRARVEGLRDFGSAQSPFNSFLLLQGLETLSLRVQRHVDNAQSLAEWLEQHPSVEYVLYPGLKSNPYHELAKKYLTNGYGGVLQVAIKGGKENAAKFINSLKLISHLANVGDAKTLAIHPASTTHEQLGEAEQIAAGVAPNLVRLSVGIEHIDDIKADLEQAFQKVFEKELVG; encoded by the coding sequence ATGAGCAACACTCTTCGTTTTGAAACATTGCAATTGCATGCCGGTCAACAAATTGATCCAACAACAAAAGCACGTGCAGTGCCTATTTATCAAACAACTTCTTATGGATTTGACAACAGCGAACACGCTGCTGATCTGTTTGGTTTAAGAGCATTCGGTAATATCTATACACGTATCATGAACCCAACTACCGATGTGTTTGAACAACGCATTGCAGCTTTAGAAGGCGGTGTTGCAGCATTAGCTGTGGGTAGTGGTCAGGCATCACAGTTTCTTGCACTCAATAATATATTACAGGCGGGCGATAATTTTGTTACCACTACTTATTTGTATGGCGGTACTTACAACCAATTTAAAGTTGCTTTCAAACGTTTAGGTATTGAAGCACGTTTTGCTGATGGTGATGATGCAGAAAGTTTTGTAAAGCACATTGATAAAAATACAAAGGCAATCTACCTGGAAACAATTGGTAATCCACGTTTGAATATCCCGGATTTTAAAAAGTTCGCTGACTTAGCAAAAGAATATGATCTGCCGTTGATCGTAGATAACACATTTGGTGCAGGTGGTTACCTGTTCCGCCCAATTGAGCATGGTGCAAACATTGTGGTTGAAAGTGCAACTAAATGGATCGGTGGACATGGAACTACTATAGGCGGTGTAATTGTTGACGGTGGTAATTACAATTGGGGCAACGGAAAGTTTCCTCAGTTTACAGAGCCAAGTGAAGGTTATCATGGTTTGAAATTCTGGGACATATTTGGCGAAGGCAATCCGCTTGGTTTACCAAACATTGCGTTCATCATTCGTGCAAGAGTTGAAGGCTTGCGTGATTTTGGTTCTGCACAAAGTCCTTTCAATTCATTTTTATTATTGCAAGGTTTAGAAACGTTGTCGCTTAGAGTACAACGTCATGTTGATAATGCACAGAGCTTAGCAGAATGGTTGGAGCAACATCCATCTGTTGAGTATGTATTATATCCCGGTTTAAAAAGCAATCCATATCATGAGCTTGCGAAAAAATATCTCACCAACGGATACGGTGGTGTATTACAAGTGGCCATAAAAGGTGGAAAAGAAAATGCTGCGAAGTTTATCAATTCATTGAAGCTGATCAGTCATTTAGCGAATGTGGGTGATGCAAAAACATTGGCGATTCATCCTGCAAGTACAACACACGAACAATTAGGTGAAGCAGAACAAATTGCTGCAGGCGTTGCACCAAATCTCGTTCGCTTAAGTGTAGGTATTGAACATATTGATGATATTAAAGCAGACCTGGAACAGGCTTTTCAAAAAGTATTTGAAAAAGAATTGGTAGGATAA